The sequence TCATATTTGTACATTATCTCAATTATATCTCTatgctttttatatttatttgttctaGTAAAAATTTCATAGGGTCACCCTTTCCTCCCAACTTCAAAGATGTTGTCAAGACAATATTCAAAAGATTGTTCCGTGTATATGCCCACATCTACCACTCTCACTTTCAGAAAATTGTAAGCCTCAAGGAGGAGGCCCATCTAAATACATGCTTCAAGCATTTTATACTATTTACTTGTGTAAGTCTTCTATATCTCaatgactaatttatttttctttattcttttgtttgagTTCTTCATTCCATGGTGGTTTCATGAACAGAACTAGCATCTATTGACCATCAACATGATCTTGAAATAAATACCATAATTTATTctctatataatttttgtactcAGTCTGCATAATATTAAAGAAGTGAAACTTgataagaaaggaaaataagtAACCATAAGAGTCTACTACTACTCTAGCAAATCTTGATTCATGATCATCTGATGATCCAAAAGCCTGCCTTTTTCTTCCCTTAATCATGCTTTTGAAAGACAATATTTCTAAGTTACACCagaatcttatatatatatatatatatatatatgataaaaccATGCTAAATTCTAAAGATTCTATAGCATTATTCAAGCATTTGATTTAATATACTATATGATGCTTGTGGATCACTAGTCAATGTGTTTGTCATAGCATGTGAGGTCGTCAGTTCATGACCCACTTGGTGCGTAACTTGAGGTTGTAGGTTCATGACCCACTTGGACTGTAActtaccaaaaaacaaaaagggaatAAAATATGTGTATTTCAAGTCATGCATAAGTTTTACATTTCTTAATCCTGAGCTTTGTGACTTCAATTTTTTGCGAAATTCTTTAATCTTTTGTAACAACTCAATCATACAAGATGggtttggttttaaaaatcactTCTCTCATTTCTTTATGCTTGTTTTGGATCTTTGGAGCTGGCAAGGGTTCCTACAGCAAATATTCTATGTTTTGAGATAACATCTGGTAATTCTGAACCTAGGCGATGCCTTGCTACCATCATAAGACTAAATTTGTTACAGTGGGATGTAAATAATATTAAAGAAGCCAACAATTTGTTGCATTATCATTGATTGATGCAACTTCCTATTTAGTAATAGTCTGCACAAGTGTTCAGAAAGATCAAAATCAAAGCTGACATTGGGGAACATCCCATTGTAACAAATCAAAGCTAGCATTAGTTTGCAGAATGTTGGCATTAACCTCAAAGTGAGATCTCGTCCATTTTTGTGCTTGTTCATTTTACACTAGGATTTGCAATTGGGGAacataactttttattttttattttaaagataaaGAACTTGAAGCATTTCCTAGCATGAAAGCTTTGTTTCCTTGATAATTTGAGACTtaggggttttgattttgttgattggtGTATTATGTGTCATTGTTGTGGGGAGATTGTGGATCacttagggggtgtttggatttcatgtttccataactcataactctgtttccattaCCTATAgttcaaaaatggtgggacccatgaCTGAGAGACTTGTTTGGATTTCatgttttcataactcataactctgttttTATCACTTAATTCTCTGATTTTTAAGTGataagttatggaaactgaaaacacattttaggtatttttagttttcataactctgttttcaatggcatttccgtaaTTAAAACTACATATGGATCCCACGGTCAGAGTTAGCCAACTTTtgaccctcttttttttttttttttttttttttttttttttttttcactagttcggtttcttcatcatttttttttctttttcctttcacactattcttcttctttcactagGTTGGGGTttctgggattttttttttttactgggttcggtgagtttgggtactgagggttaaaggaaaaaaaaaaaaaaaacataaaagctGCACCAAGTGACAGATATGGGGCCCACAAACAGTTGAAAAATATCGAGTGATGACAAgttgagtgatggtgccaaacacACTTCGTGTAGAGTGatggggtattttaagtgatgagtaatgagtgatgagtaatgagtgatgagtgacgaaaattaaGTGAGGAGTGGTGagtgatgaaaaataaaaatccaaatagcCCCTTATTGCATCATTGTGCGAAGGCTCATTGGTTGTGGAGTTTTGTTCTTAAATCTTTTGAGATTTCGTGAGTCTTACCAAGAACAGTTCCAAAGCACTTATTGTGATGTCTTTGGAAGGAGTGCAATCGGCAGACTTTTGAGGACTCTTGAATAGCTCCAGAGATCAGTTGTTTGCCTATTTTAGTGGATCTCTATTCATCTCTATTTGACTAGTCTCGGGCTTGGGGACTCTcatctagtgattctctcccttaGTTCCTTTGTTCTCTCCTCTTTTATACttagttttcttctttgtttattctcttctttgtttctttttcttctttgtaaaTGCTGGTCAGCTTTGTGcttttcatgcataaagtagatttttaaatatacatctttcttactcatcaaaaaaaagaaaaagagctttGTTTCCTTGGATCATGGTTCTGCAGAATAATTTGTTTGAACCTCAGGTCATGGAAAACCTTAACATACTTACTCCATTAATCTTGGACGTAGCAAGTGGAGAGGCATCTCATTGCTTTCTCCATTAAGTGTCCCAAtgtgttttgacttttgacATCCCAAATGTGCAATTTTGACATGTGTTTAACATTCTTTAACATACAATAAGCTATTTAGAGTATGTCTGATATAAAATGCACCTTGATTGTGAAGTTTTTAGCTAAACTTGTCACTGTGGTTTTGTGCAGGAATTTGTGCTAATTGACAGAAAGGAGCTGGCTCCACTTCAAGAGCTTATAGAATCCATTGTTGTTTTCTAAAGGGATCTGCGTATCCTGTGAAAGACTATATATAAGGGAACgataattaaataaagtaaaacaaacACTGGTTGTGAGTATGACTTTAGAGTTTGTCCTAAATTGCTTTATATTACAAATTCCTGTGAATGTGTGCTATATGTATGCCTTTGATTTTTTGAAGTGTTTCTATGCCAGCATTTCtctcaattattattttttatttttttctccttgtGGACCAAGAAAATGCTAAAAGCACATGAGCAGTCATCGCATTGGTGTCAAGAGTGCGGTTGTGAAAATGGCTGAAGGCTATCAAGCATCAGCTGATATGTAGGTGGCTTAAGAACATTTAAGTTGCAATGCTGTGCATTTGCTACATCCATTGATTTCTCAAATTGTCTCTGCCAACTTTTCACCTCGTGCTTGCGGACCAAGAAAGTGAATCAACCTGTGGACTGTGGTGGCATGTTTCATCCAATGAATGCACACCCACCAGCACCAAGGAGGGACCAACACCGCAAGAGTCAAGACTTAAGTCTGGTCTGTTGTCATCGCCCAGCAAGCTCAACCAAATtagttctctctctccctccgaAAGTGTTCCAGCCTGCCAGGTTTTCCATGTGAGTGTGTGTTAGttaaataaacttaaattaaatcACCATCATGTCCCTCTTCTTCTAGGTTTTGCTATTCAACCAATAtttcaattcctttttcttttttagacaGTGTATGATTATCTTCCTTTGCATTAGCCTGCTGCTTCTGCTTTGGATGTCCCAAACTGACCATTTCCCACTGGTTGTTAAaacccttttcttcttcttcttcttcttcttcagctaCAGTTCCTAATGATGATGACACTTTGACAATGGTTGAATCAGAATGTGATTTTGATGCAGATGATAGGAAAACTGTTGAATTGCCGCAAGGTGTAGTAGATGAGGTTGTATAGTAGTGTTGGTGGTACAACCATGGTTGAGTAGGAAAAACATGTGAATGAGGAGGGTATTGTTCACCATTCCATGGTTGCTATTGAGGGTGGTTATTTGACTGTTTTGTCACGGGATCCTGTTGATGTGTATTGCAACTTAAGAGCGGAGAAGGGTGCAAAGCAAACGCGGTGTGATTGGAAGATTAGATGATGCAACAAGTATTCCGTTATTCTGTTACTTTGGGACGGAGTCACAACAACCTTGCATTTAGAAGAATAATTTAGACTACATTTGAGTGTTTGAAGCAACCCTCTGAAGAAGTAAGGAAACTCTGtctctttcctttctttgaACAGGTTGAACCATTTGTTGTGCTATTCGACTCCCTAATGTAGTATTCTTCTATCTACTTGAAAAGTTTGATGAAAATTGCGGTCTAGATGGATCATAGTTTCCGTGTTGACATGATCATATAAAGAAGGTCGCAAATATGTTGGAGAGAGTACACAAATGATTTCTTGAAGATCgttttaacttttgttttgcCCCAGTTAATATAAGAGGCCCAAAAGCAATGTACCATATCCTGAGGCTTGCTTCAACCCGCACTCAGAATGTTATTGTCAAAAATGCAACGGGCATGCTAAAGGTTTCTGCTCGAAATGATGTAAACCAGCTCTTGGATCTCGAGAGACTAGCATCAAGCGTTGTCTATGACCGTGTATTTGTGGTTATCACACCATTTCTTGGAGGACACTTCTCCATATGCGACGAAGGCTGAGGCAATGACAATGGACATTGTTGAATTGTTAAAGCCAATTGGAAACCAAAATCAAGGCAGGTTGGGAAACCAAAGCCTCAATAGAAGGAATATGGTTATGAAAGGCCACGATCCCATCaacaagtgtttttttttttaataaatagattTCATCATTATCTAGTGTCCTTGTTTGCTCTTCAATGTGCCTTAAAACCACTTAATCCATGCATTAAAAAAGCAACTTATTTGGATTAGATTTGTAAGCCCTTGTTATTTACATGAACAGGGGCACACAGTACACACAACACAAGGTAACATAGAAAATGATGTAAACATCAACTGAAATCTCGAGTCCTCTTAATTTAAGGTGCTTTTTGGCGAATAAAATCCCCAAAAGCATCCAAAGCAGCCTCAGAGCTAGCAGGAAACCCATTCTCAAACTTAGCACGAAGCCTAGCAGCCCTCCCATGCATCTCTTGATCCCCCATTAGCCTCTCGATTCCTCTCACAATGTCCTCCTCTTTAACCATTTCTGAAAGATCATGAGCCACTTTATACCCAACTTTGAGATAGCTCACCACCAACTTGGCATTGTAGTGTTGATCACCCCTAATGGGCCATGCCAAAAATGGGACCCCACGCCCTATAGCCTCAGCTGTCGAGTTCCAACCACAGTGTGACAAAAATCCACCAGTCGATGGGTGACTCAGTATCAACAGTTGTGGTGCCCATCCCTTTATTATCAAACCCCTCTCACCCACTTTGCTATCCAGCCCATGTGGATAGTACCCTTCTTGGTTTTCTGAACCGGGTTGACCCCCACCACCACCGTGTTTGGGTATACCCGACCCGGGTTGTATGACCCAGATAAAAGGTTGGTTTGTTGAGTGTTCTAATGCGGCAGCTATTTGTGGGTACTCCTCCATGCTGGGACCCACTTCACTGCCGAATGCCACGTACAGTACCGAGCCACGTGGCTTCGAGTCTAGCCATTGGATCACCTCCTCCTCGGTGTAATTTGATTGGCGTTGCTGCTGTCTGATCTGACGGTCGCGGATGACCGAATTGGACGATGATGATTTCCAGTACTGTTCGGGCAAGAGTGGGCCCACGCCCCACGCTGGCATCTCCATCTGAGCTGTCATGTAGTCGATGAACGGACGCTCCAGATCGTCACACGTGTTGAACATCATCGCGATCGCGCCTTCAACTTCTGGAACCCACGGTGGCCGATCACCTGGTTTAGGCGGACCACCACCACCTCTACCACCGCCGCCTCCAGGTGGGCCGCCAGGTGGAGGACCTACAGGTTTTCGTTTAAGATCGGAGGGCGTAATGGCCATTTCTTCGGGTAACCCGGGAATGAATCGGGCCTCCTCGCCCGGGTTGAACTGACCGGCCTGGGCTTTCCACGCGCCCAACTCCATGGCGGCGGCGCACGCGCCGAAGCTGACGAAGCTGACGACGGGGATGTTGAATTTTTGGAAGACCTCTTTGGTCCACCCGATCTGGAAGTCGACGATGGCGCAGATGATGGGAGGTTGGGACTGAGAGCGGTTGGTGGTGATATGGGCTTGGAGTTCGAGTTCGGATTGCTGGCGGGTCGGATCAGATCCGGGGCGCATAGGAGGACCCGAGGTGATGTAGACGAAGGAAGTGAGTGGGTTTTGAGAGAAGGAAGAGGGAATCTGAGTGGGGGTGGTGCCGGAGATGGAGGGAATGACGAGGGTAGTGTGGAAATTGCGGGAGGAAAGGTGGGTGCAAAGCTCCATGCAAGGGTGAAGGTGACCTTGGCCAGCACCTGTAACAACAAATATCTCACCACCGACACCTCCCATCCTGTTCCTGTACTGTATTTAGAtccttttgctttgttttggtTTGGAGTAActtgtttatataaatatatagaagaagaagaaagaagataatGATCAACAATGAAGAATTAGCGAGAGTGGGAGGGAGGAGTGTGTGTAACGATTACAGTGGAAAGCAAGTAAAGATGTTTTGGTTTTAGAGTTTGGACTGGCAGGTAGAGATGATAAAGGAATGAGGAAAAGCGGTTACGAATCGAATCGAGTGATATGATCTGATATCTGGCTTTAGTTTTAAACTAGGTGTGTCCCACTGTCTTGTTCTATGGATGACAATTGTTACTCGATTTGTGGATACTCAGTCTGACCCGATCTGATAAACAataggttgggtttgggtttttaaaataaaacccgAACCGATCTGGGTTTTTGCAAAGGAACGAGGAAAAGTGGTTACGAATCTGTAACGATGAGTGATATGATCGATAAAGGAACGACATCTGGCTTTAGTTTTAAACTAGGTGTGTCCCACTGTCTTGTTCTATGGATGACAATTGTTACTCGATTTGTGGATACTCAGTCTGACCCGATCTGATAAACAATaagttgggtttgggtttttaaaataaaacccgAACCGGGTTcgggttggatttgggtttttgcaATACCCACCTCGAACTTGAATCTAAACCCGACCTgtttagaataaaataaaattacaaaaaaaccttgacaagaagaagaaatatatagAAGAAGAAAGTAGATGATGATAAAGAAGGAAGGATTAGCGAGAGTGGGAGGGAGGAGTGTGTGTAATGATTACAGTGGAAAGCAAGTAAAGATGTTTTGGTTTTAGAGTTTGGATTGGCAGGTAGAGATTAAAGGAATGAGGAAAAGTGGTTACGAATGGAATCAAATCGAGTGATATGATCTGATTTATGACTTTAGTTTTAAACTCGGTGTGTCCCACTATCTTGTTCTAGGATGACAATTGTTATTCGATCCACAAGTATCCGACCCAACCCTTATGGATAATCCATAAATAGTAGGGTTGGgtttgagtttttaaaataaaatttgaaatgggTTCGGATTTTTGTAATACCCACGCTGAATTTgaattcgaacccgacccgtttagaataaaaataaaattacatataacTTATAACAAAACCTAACCCTAAATTCTCTCTCAACATACAACCGCCTCTCACTTTCAGACTCAATGCCTCAGCCCAGCCGCCCTCACCCTCCCTCACTCTCACTATCATCCCTACATCATCCCCATTCGTTCCCTCGCCTCACTGCCGCAGCCTAGCCTCCTTGCTTCCTTCATGTTTCTCCACCGGACCACCTAGTtctccatcttttttttttttttgggttcatttcGTCTCAATcatgtgagtttgtgtttgtgttaggatttgtatttgtgtttgtgtttgtgtttgtgtttgtgattttgaaagggaaaatcaaaaatctgaaatttttgtgtttgtgttaggatttttgtttgtgtttgtgattttgagtGGGAAAATCATAAATCGTAAATctgaaatttgtgtttgtgtttgtgattttgaaagggaaaatcataaatttgaaatttttgtgtttgtgttggtgttaggatttgtgtttgtgtttgtgattttgaaagggaaaatcataaatcttTGGTCATTGTTCATCCATCCATAATTTCCTGGTgggtctttttatttttcaatttttcaatttcattctttgattttctctacCTAAGTATACTCCTGctagtataaaatcaaatatatatattgtaaggacacaatttgtaatgaccccaagataatattgggctcgtacgtaaagaggcccaaacaatatcatttatagagcgtgggtttgaaaggctaggccctggtcaCCGGACGGCGGTttgtcgtggtgttcatacataattaaatcatGTTCgctctaggagtctttctcctggaggcgggctgggaggctctggtttttggccatttttcccagcctctctcCTGGATTGCTTGTTCCTCTTTTTATATTAACCTAtattccttatccttcgtccacgtgtaggatcaacttttccaagactgatacttgtcccatttgcccatacccaaagtggttgggggtggttgtataagttgaagagcatggctctgtcaggtggaGAATGCTTTATGGCAGTTCTGGCAGCCTTTTAATCGTGCTGTTCCGCACTGTGATCACTTTTCCTTTTAGGGGCATTTATGGCATGCCGAGCAGGAGCTCATCCTCGACCATTTCCTTAGATCGTCCTTGACTCTCATGGTGCGTCCTCCGCCTTGTATCTCCTCGGCGCAagccttgggccttaacatgAAATGGGTTGGGGTCACAAACTCTCTgaccccacacacacacacacacacatatatatatatatatgtttgccTAGATTCAAGCTGCTTGAATCTGtgcaaacataatttttattttattttattgggccACAATATAGGCTTCAGGCTTCAGGCTTCAGgcaattttcttcttcttctttttttttttttttttttggattgggcCATGGATTAGGCCTAAATCGGGGTGggtttggttttaaaaaaaaacccgtttattaaacgagacgggtttgggtttttggatCTGGCCTGCAAATTGGGTTcggtataaaaaaaaacctgccTCGAACTAggcccgttgccattcctatcTTGTTCAAGACGTTTAGTTATCCAGTTTATTTTGTCTCTTGAGTGAGACagagtagtattttttttcttttttttttttttgggctaggAGAAAATGGGTAAGAGGCGATTTAATCGCATTTTTCATTTAGGCGTGAGTGACTATAGCGGCATCCTATCTGTTGAGTCTGAGCCTGCAGGAGTAGGGGATCTGGATGAACCATAATTGTGCAAGAATTGAGATCAAAGACGCTAGTAAGCATGAGCTaagataaaaaagttttttttttcccgaagCGCTACCCTTTTGACAGTGATTTATACttgtctttccttttcttttaagattttaTCCTTTTTTATGCTTTACAAAcatttaaatgaattaattatatataataatgtaattGACTTcataattgatttttcttttacttttggtgtttttttttttaaatttaatttttaatttccaatCAAGACCATGGTAATTGATGGAAACTGTAGAGCGGAGAATAATGCCATGTCTATAAAAATTTCGCAACAAACAAAGAGCAAGGAGGATATGAGGCATAGAGAAAACCGAAATACATAACTCATAGTTGACCTCCTTTTGTCGAGATTACTGGCAAAATATGCTTTTAACAAAGCATGCATAAGTTTCGAACTTAGTCAATGCACCAATATCAGAAATTAGAGATTTttgagttaaattttttttcaactccTAATTTCTAAagacattaaaaataaaattcagcCATGGCAACATCATTAGGGGGCAAATTGTTATTGATGCATAAAGAAATTATGTCAATGGTAGGTGTAAAGAGGGAAAATTCCAGACTTATCACAAGCACATCATActaccaagtccacaaagtaTGGCTAATTACAAAGCGCCATGTCCTGCTCTAGGTTCtactatcactattcagaaacCAATAGAAGTTTGCCAAGTGTCTTTGGaataaaagcataaaaagcaagcaaaaaaaaaaaaaaaatcacacatcgtcgcgtgtaagcgatgacataagcAGTCAGGCGCGTGTAAGCAGTAACATAAGCAGTCCAATCAGGCTGTAACATGTGTCACCAATTAGACTTTGCCATGTGTCACTCACTCaccccaaactcctataaatagatgTCTTTCTAAGGCATTTCTACAGACACCAAGACATCTTAGGAGAGATCTTGGAAGACACCAAGACACCAAGACATCTAGAGCACAAGCAGCATCAAAGAAGATTCATAAGTACAGAAATTCTGCTGGAATCAAGCCTTGAAGCCTCTAGGagcttcaagaacttcaacttCGAAtacgaagaacattcgaagagaaatcatccaaatcatcttCCTAGATCTCAAAGGTCATTGGAATCAAGGTCAAAAGCCTCTAGAAACTTCAAGAAACTATAAATTGGTGAAGTTTTACGAATTCAAGCCTCCAAATCCCCAAAGAATTTCCACCACAAGCCTTCGAAGATGAAGAATGCACGAAGAACACACGAATAacgtgaagaacaaagaatttctaacaagctcatagccaaagattcattataattttgtttcaagGGTCATCGATCCATCCTTCatccaaattgaaggatatttggtGTTCGAGTCAAAATCACATTATTACAATTTCAATCAACAAGTCTTTCAAGGAGACCGAATCAGAGAATCacttttttgtaatttcagagaattgtatcacatattcatcaatacaaattcatatttgtgaaactattttacttgtttgatttatttcaaactagaaatttagtcgtcCACAAATTCTAGCACGCCCAATGGGACATTTCTACCTCTCATCTCATTCtccttcaaagaaagaaatcttCATCATCTTGCTACCAACTTTAATGACCTCTAGCAAGAACATTCAAGCTTCAACAATAGCTACTTAAATTAGATTTGGTACGGCTACCACCAACAATTGCATTGGTGCAATCAATTGAAGCCAACCTAAAGCTCACAATTAACTTCAATCTCAATCAACTAAGGAAGCCAAGGTCTAGACAATCATCTCCTTAGACCCTCTTACAAGAAACAAGGTCATTAACAAGGACATCTCTACCTTGGAACACCTCAAGTATGGGGGCAAATCCCTTTTTTCCTTCACAAGAAGTTGGTCGCACGACTTCTCTCCCACtaaagggaacccaaaagatGAGATTTCATGTGCTCACTTCAATTCACTTTCTTCTCCATCATCTTGGGAAGTTATGTCAGTcatgatgactaacacctctACGATGGAAGAAAAGATGGTTGAAATGGAATAAAGGGTCGTCCTTCTCACAAAAGCACTTGAAGATAAGGACCTCCAAATTGCAAATCTaatgaataaacttgaaatacAAGATCTTGGTGAATCAAGCCATGGTCCAAAGTTTCCATTTGGCTTCACTTCTACAAAGGATGACAAAGGGATAGGAAATGAAGACACTTCTTGACGTGAACAATCTACTTCAATTGCTTCGTTATTAGTCCAACAATTGCAAGACATGATAACAAATACCATCCGAGCACAATATAGAGGTTCTTCTACAAGTTCTCTCACATATGCAAAACCCTACACAAAGCGCATCAATAACATGAGGAAGCCAAATGGATACCAACCTCCTAAGTTCCTACAATTTGACAGGAAGGGCAATCCAAAACAACACATAGCTCACTTCGTAGAAACTGGTGAGAATGCAGGGATTCAAGGAGATCTCCTTGTGAAGCAGTTTGTCCATTCATTCAAGGGGAATGCCTTTGATTAGTACACAGACTTAGAACTTGAGTCAATCGACAGTTGGGAACTTGAAAGAGAGTTTTGACCAATTCTATAGTATGATGGAGCTTACTAATACCAAACAATGGGAAAATGAGCCAGTGGTCGATTATATCAATCAATGGCGTTCTTTGAGTTTGGATTGCAAAGATAGACTTTCTGAAATATTTTCCATAgagatgtgcatccaaggcatgcattgaggacttctttacatccttcaaggGATAAAGCCCCAAATATTTGAAGAGTTAGCAACTTGTGTACACATTATGGAGTTAAGCATTGCTAGCCACATAAATACCAAACCTCCCATACTTGaggaaaggaaaggaaggaAGGAAGTAAGGAGGAATGACAGAAATACAAAAGTCAATCTCAAAGACCCAGTGGCTGTTAACACTGCCGTAGTTAAGATTCCAAGAAGAGGAGCAAAGGCTTGAAGGATGGCAAAAGAATGAAGTGCGTCGTCTGACTTTTAAGGAACgtgaacaaaaaatatattcgTTCCCTGATGAAGATGTGCCAAACATCTTAGAACAACTATTACAATTGAAGTTGATTGAATTGCCAGAATGCAAGTGACCAGAAGACATGGGGAAAGTTGATGACCCTAACTACTGCAAATATCATCGCATCATTGACCAcccaa is a genomic window of Quercus lobata isolate SW786 chromosome 2, ValleyOak3.0 Primary Assembly, whole genome shotgun sequence containing:
- the LOC115976195 gene encoding scopoletin glucosyltransferase-like produces the protein MGGVGGEIFVVTGAGQGHLHPCMELCTHLSSRNFHTTLVIPSISGTTPTQIPSSFSQNPLTSFVYITSGPPMRPGSDPTRQQSELELQAHITTNRSQSQPPIICAIVDFQIGWTKEVFQKFNIPVVSFVSFGACAAAMELGAWKAQAGQFNPGEEARFIPGLPEEMAITPSDLKRKPVGPPPGGPPGGGGGRGGGGPPKPGDRPPWVPEVEGAIAMMFNTCDDLERPFIDYMTAQMEMPAWGVGPLLPEQYWKSSSSNSVIRDRQIRQQQRQSNYTEEEVIQWLDSKPRGSVLYVAFGSEVGPSMEEYPQIAAALEHSTNQPFIWVIQPGSGIPKHGGGGGQPGSENQEGYYPHGLDSKVGERGLIIKGWAPQLLILSHPSTGGFLSHCGWNSTAEAIGRGVPFLAWPIRGDQHYNAKLVVSYLKVGYKVAHDLSEMVKEEDIVRGIERLMGDQEMHGRAARLRAKFENGFPASSEAALDAFGDFIRQKAP